A DNA window from Trichosurus vulpecula isolate mTriVul1 chromosome 2, mTriVul1.pri, whole genome shotgun sequence contains the following coding sequences:
- the LOC118835403 gene encoding barrier-to-autointegration factor-like, protein MTTSKKRRDFMAEPMGEKPVGSLAGTREVLGKKLEDKGFNKAYVVLGQFLVLRKDGDLFWEWLKDTCGANATQSRDGFDCLQEWYDAFL, encoded by the coding sequence ATGACGACCTCCAAGAAGCGCCGGGATTTCATGGCCGAGCCCATGGGGGAGAAGCCCGTGGGGAGCCTGGCAGGCACCAGAGAAGTGCTGGGCAAGAAGCTTGAGGACAAGGGCTTCAACAAGGCCTATGTGGTCCTGGGCCAGTTCCTGGTACTGAGAAAAGATGGAGACCTATTCTGGGAGTGGCTCAAAGACACCTGTGGGGCTAATGCCACACAGTCTCGGGATGGCTTTGACTGCCTTCAAGAATGGTATGATGCCTTCTTGTGA